The genomic region TGGCGGGTTTGAAGGCACGGGAATCGGCCTGCCTGCGCTCAGGAAGTAACTACTTTTTCACGGCGAAAGGAACGAGCGCGACGGAAAGCCGGTCAAAGTCCCTCATTACACCCGCCTGATTGTTCATGCATGGGAAAGGGCGTGTACGAACTCGACGGCGAAGAAACCGGTCGGCCTTTCCCACCGCTGTTTTCTTTCAGGAAACTCTCTGGAAAAATGAACTCGTATCAGGCTGTCTTGCCACGCGTTGAGATCACTATCCATAAGAAAACAAGCATCGAAAGGATCGTCAGCACGGATCCGGCTTTGGCAAGTCCCTCGCCGGCCCCTTCATTTACCATGACGATGCCGGGAACGATCAACAGCACGCCCAGAGTGGCTACTGCGTAGTGAATTGTTGCCAGCCGGCTTTCTCCTGCCGCCGGAACGAGATGATAGTAAACGCCGAACAATGCCATCGTAACCCAGCCGATCAGGTTCAGATGGGCGTGGGCGGGGGCGTGCAGGTGATCACCGGTAATCGCCATGAAAATCCCCCAGGCCATGCCGATGATGACAAACACCACAGCGGTGATGAAAAACCAAAAAGCGGTACCCTGCATTATAAATCCTCCCGTGCGGTACAGTTTGTTTTTTGCCCCCAGAATGGATTGCCCAGGCACAGCGCGCCAACCTGCTTTGTTGGTTGTCCGGTTCGGTCACTTGGAAAATCCTTGACCAGATTACCGCAGAATAATTCATATAAAAAATTACTTCTTTATATGATAACTATTTGATTCATGAATTTACGCGGTTTCGACCTCAACCTTCTGCTGGTGCTGGATGCGCTTCTGCGTGACAATTCCACTACCTTGGCTGCTCACCGCATCGGGCTTTCCCAGCCGGCTGTTTCCGCAGCTCTCAGGCGGTTGCGCACCCGGCTCAATGACCCGCTCTTCGTTCGCCAGGGACAGCGGTTACAGCCGACCGACTACGCGCGGAGCCTTGAGGTTCCTCTGCGGGAGGTGCTGGATCATCTTGAAGGCTTGTTGGCTGGCCCGCAAGCATTCGAACCAGCCGTGGCAACCGATGCGTTAAAACTGTCGGGCTCGGATTTTTTCACCGAGATGCTGATGCCCCAGCTGGCCGAAAGGCTGGCGGTGGAAGCGCCCGGCATTCGGGTCCAGATGGTCGATCTGGTCCCTGACAACTATGTCGGCACGCTACAGAGTTACGAAGTGGACATGGCGATGATCCCGAAGGCTGATCATCCCGAATGGGTGGATTGGCAGCCCCTGTTCAATTCAAGCTTTGCCGTGATCGCCGCCCGCAGTCATGCCCGGATCCGTGGCGCGGAGGTTGAGCCGGGCGACACACTGCCGATGGATCTGCTATGCGACATGGGCCACGTTCTCTTTTCTCCCCAGGGCAATCTGTCGGGTATGGGAGATGCGGCACCTGCCAAGGTGGGGCGGAAGCGGCGCGTGGTCATGTCCATGCCAAGTTTTTACGGGGTTGGCCGCGCAGTGGCCGAAAGCCAGTACATTGCGCTCATGCCGCGGCAATTGGCTCATCGCCTCGCGCCTGCATTGGGGCTGGAAGTCTTCGAACCACCAATGCCGATCCAACTGCCCACCATCTGCCTTTTCTGGCACAAGCGCTCGACCCATGCGCCGGCCCATCGCTGGTTGCGCGAACAGGTCGCTGAAATCATGGCCCCGCTGAATGAGGGTGAACCGCCCCTGCCAGCCAAATAATCCTGGTGTCGGAAACAAAAAAACCGGCCGGTTGCCCGGCCGGCATTGTGATCGAAAAAGCCGCCAGACCCGTCAGGCAGCCTGTTTTTGCGGCTCGCCGGTTTCCGGGTTGAAGCGGTCGTAGAACTTCTCGTCGGTCTTCGCCATTTCCACCAGCAGCTTGTTCGGCTTGAACTGTGCGCCGTATTTTTTCTGCAGTTTCTTGCACATGGCAACGAAGGCCGCGCTGCCCATGCCGTCTATATAGGAGATGGCGCCGCCGGTGAACGGCGCAAAGCCGAAGCCCAGGATTGAACCCACATCGGCCTCGCGCACATCCGTCACTACACCCTCTTCCACGCAGCGTGCTGCTTCCAGCGCAATCACGGCATGATAGCGGTTCTTGAGTTCCTGAACGTCGATCGTGTCCGCATCCTGTTGAGGATACAGCGTCTTGAGATCGGGCCACAGATGTTTCTTGGCCGGTTTGTCGGGATAATCGTAAAACCCCTTGCCGTTCTTGCGGCCGAGACGGCCGTGCTTTTCCACCATGGTGTTGACCAGTTCCACATGGCGCGGATCGACAGCCTTCTCGCCAATATCGCGGATCGTCTGATGCAGGATCTTGTGCGACAGGTCGATGGCCGTTTCGTCATTGAGCGCCAGCGGGCCAACAGGCATGCCGGCCTGTTTGGCAACGTTCTCGATCATCGCCGGCGGCACGCCCTCGATCAGCATGTTGTAGGCTTCGCTCATATAGCGCAGCACCATGCGGTTGATATAAAAGCCGCGCGTATCGTTGACGACGATGGGGGTCTTCTTGATCGCCATCACATAGTCGAGCGCCATGGCGAGTGCTTCATCGCCGGTTTTCCTGGCCATGATGATTTCCGTCAGCATCATGCGGTCGACCGGCGAGAAGAAGTGAATGCCGATAAACTGTTTTGGCCGCCTGGAATTCTTCGCCAGCGCGGTGATCGGAATGGTCGAGGTATTGGAAGCGAAGATCGCATCCTTGCGCATATGCGCCTCGGCCTGCTCGGTAACCGCTTTCTTGACTTCCGAATCCTCGAACACCGCCTCGATGACGAGATCGCAGTCGGAAAGATCGCCATAGTCGATAGTGGGCTGAATGCGCGACAGCAGTGCTTCTTTCTTCTCCGCTGTTGAACGGCCCTTGCCGATGGCCTTGTCCTCGATGCCGGCAGAATGTGCCTTGCCCTTTTCGGCCGCGTCCATGTCGCGGTCCAGCAGCACTACATCGATGCCGGCCTTGGCGGTCACATAACCGATGCCGGCGCCCATGAAGCCGCCACCACCAAGAATGCCGACCTTTTTGATTTCGGACTTCGCAACGCCTTCCGGCCGGCGCGCGCCCTTGTTCAGCGCTTGCAGGGACAGGAAGATGGAGCGCACCATGTGCTTGGCTTCCGTCGTCTGCAGCACATGGGCAAAGTAGCGCGATTCAATTCTGAGCGCTGTGTCCATGGGAACCAGCAGCCCTTCGTAAACGCATTTCATAATGGCCCGTGCGCCAGGGTAATTGTCCTGGGTTTCGCGGCGGTAAATGGCATTTGCC from Salaquimonas pukyongi harbors:
- a CDS encoding LysR family transcriptional regulator; its protein translation is MNLRGFDLNLLLVLDALLRDNSTTLAAHRIGLSQPAVSAALRRLRTRLNDPLFVRQGQRLQPTDYARSLEVPLREVLDHLEGLLAGPQAFEPAVATDALKLSGSDFFTEMLMPQLAERLAVEAPGIRVQMVDLVPDNYVGTLQSYEVDMAMIPKADHPEWVDWQPLFNSSFAVIAARSHARIRGAEVEPGDTLPMDLLCDMGHVLFSPQGNLSGMGDAAPAKVGRKRRVVMSMPSFYGVGRAVAESQYIALMPRQLAHRLAPALGLEVFEPPMPIQLPTICLFWHKRSTHAPAHRWLREQVAEIMAPLNEGEPPLPAK
- a CDS encoding 3-hydroxyacyl-CoA dehydrogenase NAD-binding domain-containing protein; protein product: MTYKHFTIETDSDGIALITWDSPEKSMNVIDQSVIDEWDKIIDQVAGEEAIKGAVFTSGKKAFGAGADLSMLGEMMGEYEKLKAKDPEGAAKVLFEQASRLGLILRKQETCGKPFVAAINGQALGGVFEMILACHGRVLANDPSAKLGLPEVKVGLFPGGGGTQRLPRLIHTQEALQYLLQGRNFSPDKAKKLGAVDELVEPGSEVEAAKQMIRDGLKGVQPWDEKGFKLPGGAVYSPAGFNLFPPANAIYRRETQDNYPGARAIMKCVYEGLLVPMDTALRIESRYFAHVLQTTEAKHMVRSIFLSLQALNKGARRPEGVAKSEIKKVGILGGGGFMGAGIGYVTAKAGIDVVLLDRDMDAAEKGKAHSAGIEDKAIGKGRSTAEKKEALLSRIQPTIDYGDLSDCDLVIEAVFEDSEVKKAVTEQAEAHMRKDAIFASNTSTIPITALAKNSRRPKQFIGIHFFSPVDRMMLTEIIMARKTGDEALAMALDYVMAIKKTPIVVNDTRGFYINRMVLRYMSEAYNMLIEGVPPAMIENVAKQAGMPVGPLALNDETAIDLSHKILHQTIRDIGEKAVDPRHVELVNTMVEKHGRLGRKNGKGFYDYPDKPAKKHLWPDLKTLYPQQDADTIDVQELKNRYHAVIALEAARCVEEGVVTDVREADVGSILGFGFAPFTGGAISYIDGMGSAAFVAMCKKLQKKYGAQFKPNKLLVEMAKTDEKFYDRFNPETGEPQKQAA